The DNA segment TTTTTAGATCTACTAAGAGATGAAAAAATTAAGATTGCACCAAAATTTGTTGTATTAGATGAAGCAGATGAGATGCTTGATATGGGATTCTTAGATGATATAAAAGAGATATTTACTTTTATGCCAAAAGAGAGACAAACACTTCTCTTCTCTGCGACAATGCCAAGTGCAATCAAAGCTTTGGCAAAATCAATTCTAATAGAACCTGAATTTATTACAATAACTCAATCTGAAATTACAAACTCTAAGATTACACAAACTTTTTATGTTGTAGAAGAGCATGAGAGAGATGATGCTTTAATTAGATTATATGATTTCAAAAACCCTGAAAAATCTATAATTTTCTGTAGAACAAAAAAAGAGGTTGATAGATTATCTACTTTTTTAGTATCTCAAGGTTTTTCTGCTAAAGGTCTTCATGGAGATATGGAACAAAGACAAAGGGAAGAGGTTATTAACTCTTTCAAAAAAGGAAAATTAGAGATTCTTATTGCAACTGATGTTGCTGCAAGAGGTCTTGATGTAAATGATGTTTCTCACGTATTTAACTATCATCTTCCATTTGATTCAGAGTCTTATGTTCATAGAATAGGAAGAACAGGAAGAGCAGGAAAAGACGGTATGGCTGTTTCTATTGTTACTCCCCATGAATTTAGAATGATAAAAAAGATTCAAAGTGATACAGGTGGAAAACTAGAAGCAAAAGTTATACCAAATATTAGCTCAGTAAAAGAGAAAAAAACAAACTCTTTAAAAAGCAAAATCTGTGAACAAAAAGTTTATGATTCTGGAGTAAATTTAGTTGAAAGTTTATCAGAAGAGTATGATTTAGAAACAATAGCTCACAAATTGGCATCTTTATTAACTAATGATACTTATGTTAAAGGTAATAACAATATTGGTAAATCTCAAAATGATATTGAAAAGCTTTTAAAAAGATCAAGAGAAGATAATGGCAAAGCAAATAGAAGAGGTAGTGGTAATTTCAGAGATAGAAATAACAATAACAGAAGAAGAAATCCTTCAGGAAATAGAAGACAAAGTAGAAGAGGGTAAAACCCTCGACTGCTACTTATAGTAGTTTTTTAAAGCTCTTTTAGCTCTTTTATAAGCTGCTTTAGTATCTCTTCCAAAACCTCTAAAAGCTCCATCTTTATTGAAAAATTCAATTATATTTAAGTTGCCTTTTTTCATAGCAATAACTCTAAATATGTTAAACTCTTTTTTTACTTTAGAGATTTTAGGAGAGTTTTTTTCAGTAAGTATTGTGATACTCATTTAAATCTCCTTATTTTATTTATAAACTCTATATTTTATTACTATTCTAATGAAAAAAAATCTTTTTGTCAAGTATTTTAGAAAATTCTAGCATATTTTTTGATTTTTTTATATATATTTTATAGAGAAAACTTATATATTAACTATTTTAGTAATATATTTTTTAAGCTTTTTTAAAGAGTAAGTAAATAAAAATCCAATATAATCATAAAAAATTATAGTTACAAACTAGTTACAAAAGGCTAAACTTGGATATTAAAACATTAGATAAGATAGATAAGGCTGCTGAAAAAACACTTCCATCCTTTGCAAAGTTCTCTCTAGCACTTCTTTTTGTGGTTATTGTATTTCTTTGGAGTTATGCATCTCACGGGGATATGCACAATAATACATTTTTGATTATTGGTGCAGTATTTGGTGCATATATGGCAATGAATATAGGTGCAAATGATGTTGCAAACAATGTGGGTCCTGCAGTTGGTTCAAAAGCAATGACTCTAATGTGGGCAATAATTATCGCTGCTGTTTTTGAAGCAGCAGGTGCATTTATTGCAGGTGGTGATGTTGTTAAGACAATAAAAAAAGGGATTATTGATCCAGCACTTATCACAAGTCCAGAGATTTTTATATGGGCAATGACAGCAGCACTATTATCTGCTGCTCTATGGCTTAATTTTGCTACATCTGTTGGGGCACCTGTTTCAACAACTCACTCAATAGTTGGTGGAGTAATGGGAGCAGGAATTGCAGCAGCTGGATTTTCTATTGTATCTTGGGGAACAATGGGAAAAATTGCAGTATCTTGGGTTATTTCACCAATTATGGGTGGAATAATTGCCGCGGCATTTCTTTTCTTTATAAAGAAAAAAATCATGTATAAAGATGATTTAAAAACCTCTGCTAAGAAATTTGTTCCTATTTTAATTGCAATTATGACATGGGCTTTTTCTACATATATTATTCTAAAAGGTCTTGCACATCTTATAAAACTTGATTTTTTTGCAGCTTCAATAATTGGATTAATCATTGCAATAGTAGTTTATGTTTCAGTAAAACCAAT comes from the Halarcobacter ebronensis genome and includes:
- a CDS encoding DEAD/DEAH box helicase; this translates as MTFKDFDFKEKLQKSIFDAGFKEPSPIQRDAIPVILSGKDIVGQAHTGTGKTAAFGLPLINMLDGNGSVEAVVIVPTRELAMQVSDELFRFAKNLSINTATVYGGQSYSRQLKHIDNAGIIVATPGRFLDLLRDEKIKIAPKFVVLDEADEMLDMGFLDDIKEIFTFMPKERQTLLFSATMPSAIKALAKSILIEPEFITITQSEITNSKITQTFYVVEEHERDDALIRLYDFKNPEKSIIFCRTKKEVDRLSTFLVSQGFSAKGLHGDMEQRQREEVINSFKKGKLEILIATDVAARGLDVNDVSHVFNYHLPFDSESYVHRIGRTGRAGKDGMAVSIVTPHEFRMIKKIQSDTGGKLEAKVIPNISSVKEKKTNSLKSKICEQKVYDSGVNLVESLSEEYDLETIAHKLASLLTNDTYVKGNNNIGKSQNDIEKLLKRSREDNGKANRRGSGNFRDRNNNNRRRNPSGNRRQSRRG
- a CDS encoding inorganic phosphate transporter, with product MDIKTLDKIDKAAEKTLPSFAKFSLALLFVVIVFLWSYASHGDMHNNTFLIIGAVFGAYMAMNIGANDVANNVGPAVGSKAMTLMWAIIIAAVFEAAGAFIAGGDVVKTIKKGIIDPALITSPEIFIWAMTAALLSAALWLNFATSVGAPVSTTHSIVGGVMGAGIAAAGFSIVSWGTMGKIAVSWVISPIMGGIIAAAFLFFIKKKIMYKDDLKTSAKKFVPILIAIMTWAFSTYIILKGLAHLIKLDFFAASIIGLIIAIVVYVSVKPIIAKASENINNNREGVNKLFTIPLVFSAALLSFAHGANDVANAIGPLAAINDAVMSHEISSKVGIPFWVMAVGAIGISVGLALYGPRLIKTVGSEITELDQVRAFSIAMAASITVILASQLGLPVSSTHIAVGGVFGVGFLREWLDSTEAKFISDTRAKFKKDKKVLDTYEEELKRLEKLEKKSKSDYVRIAELYKAIDEKIEEVRQDKREFKSAKRVKYVKRDAIKKIIAAWVITVPAAAFLSACIFFMIKGFMIS